The Candidatus Methylacidiphilales bacterium genome segment CGGCGGGCGAGCGTCATACTCAAGAGACTAAGGAAAACGTTTCGGCAGGTAGGGAGCAGCCGCGACCGTCGTCTGCGAGTGGGGCTCGTCCTAGGAGGCGGATCTGACCGTCGGCCTCAGCGATGGCTTGATCGGCTGTGAGCAAGAGGCATGGCGTGTCAACGTTGCCCAAATCAATGGCCTTGATAAGGCCGCGTGAGCCTTTTTTTACAGGGCGAAAAGTGATTGGATCCACAATTACGTAGCGTAGCCAAGGTGCGGGCTGATGGGGCGAGGAGAGTCCGCGTGCGTAGCTTTGAGAAGAGAGCTCAGTCATGCCGTATTCGTTCCAGATTTGGTCAGGTGGGATGCCGAGGATTCGGGAGAGATGCGCATAGAGGTCGGCTTGCCGCAGCTCGCGTGATCGGCCTTTGTAGCCGCCGGTCTCGACGATTTGCGTGCGCGGGTGGAGACGGATTTTGAAAGAACGAGCTTCGGCATAGTCGATGAAGTGAACCCACGCGAAGGCCGTGCCGACGAGGAGGAGGGGTTTTTCGTTCCATCGTTGTAAGCAACGAGCAAATTCCAAGAGGTGGAGTTGGTCGTTATGAACAAACCACTGAGATTTCGCGCGGCTCGAGGCAGGCAACGCTTCTATCCAGAAGCGAATCATCCAAGAGAGAGAACTGTGAGGAGCCTCTTCAGGACAGGGAAGCAGGGCGAAGATTGCGTGCGGTGCGGGATCGAGCAACCCGATACGCTGAGCATGGGCGGTGCAGAGGGCTTGATAGACGTCGGAGGAAAGGAGGTGAACGGTGCCGCGGCGATGCTCGGTGGTGCCGCTGGTGTGGAAGGTAAGCGCTGGAGGAGACGGGGGCGCGTAGAGGGTGATCTCTTTGTAGAGAGATTGAGGAATGGCAGGGAGAGAGCGCCAGGTGCGTGGCGTTGGGGTGGTCGCGTTGGTGACGTAGCATTTAAGCCAAGATTGGAAGTGAGGCAGGTGGTGGGTTTGCCATGTGAGAAGGCGCGCGAGAAGTGCGGTGAAAGTATGAAGGTCGTTTGGTCGAAGGGCGAGAAGCTGGTGGATCCAGTTTTGACGGCCCTCGGGGGAGATGAAGTCGGTGGGGGATATGGTTTCAGGGCTTGGATTGGAGTTGTCTGGTCTTTGTGATAAGGAGGATCGCATTTTGTTGGTAGAATCTTGTATTGTGGTAGAATGCGGTGCAAGGTGAAGGTATGAAGACCAAGAGTAGCAGCTTTATTGCCCCAAATACTCGAGCCTGTGGAGATATAGCTGGAGATGGGGCTTTAGAAATTTGTGGCATTTTTGAGGGGAACGCAGCAGCTCAGGAGAGGGTATGGGTGAGGCGAGGGGGGAGCTTAAGGGGTAATATAGAGACATCGGAGTTGTTGATTGAGAGTGGTTCTAAGGTGGCAGGCCGAATCCGAGTGGCTCCACCGGTGAGGGAGTGGAATAAGTGGTCACGTTTGTGGCAGCGATAAGTGTTGAGATTAGGATCCATGGCAAAGGCGAAGGCAACAGTTCAGCAAGTGAGATGTCCTTATTGTGGGCATCAGCAATACGAGCCCGTCGGTGGAGTGTCGACGATGTGCCGGAGTTGCGGAAAGTATTTTTCTTTGGAGGAGCTAGGGAATAAGAAGCGGATTCAGCCGGTAGTGCGTCAAGATCGAGAGGTGGTATGTGAGAAATGTGAGCATCAGCAGCGAGTGGCGCAAGGGGCGTTGTCGACCTTTTGTGAGAGGTGTGGGGCGTATATCAATCTCCGGAATTATGAGATTGCTGGGATAAGTCGAGAGAAGATTGAAACGCATGGTGATGCGATATTTGAAGCAGGTTGTAATTATCGAGGGACTCATGTGATTGCTTATCGGGTGACGGTGCAGGGGTATGTGCATAGCCGTATCACGGCGAGGAAGGAGCTGATGATCGGGGAGGGAGGGAAGGTGCGGGGAAGTTTGGCGACACCGATTTTGCATGTGTGTAGAGGGGGGCTGGCTCGATCGGCACGGATTGATGTGAATACACTGGAGATTGAGGGGGAGGTGGAAGTCGATGATTGTCGAGCGCAGACTGTGTGTGTGGGTAAGCATGGACAGCTTAAAGCTCTGCGGCTTTGGGCAGATACTGTGCGAGTGGTGTCGGGGGGGACGTTGGTATGTGAGTTTAAGACGTTAAATTTGTGCGCGGATCAGAAGATTAAGGTGGAGAGAGAGCCAGCAGATGATTTGCTTTCTATTCTTGAGGAATAGGGCTGGGGGGGTGCTCCCGGCGCGACTCGAACGCGCGACCGACGGATTAGAAATCCGTTGCTCTATCCGGCTGAGCTACGGGAGCGGGTAGATAGTAGGATAGATTTGTGGGCTGTGGAGGCAAGGAAATAAGGGATTAGGAGGACTGGGGCAGCTTTATGCGGCGACATCCTCCGATGGCTTCGAGGATGCGGTCGAGGGCGATATTGTTTTCGACGAGTTGTTGGATGAGATGAATTTTTTCGTGGTCGCCGGTTTCGGTTTTGACGACCATGCGGCTGATGGTGCTTGCGACGGTGAAGGATTCGGATGGCGTGGTGATGCAAGGGACTTGGCAGTAGCGGATGTAGTCGAGGAGGGCGGGTGTGGGGGGGATGTTTTCCGTCAGGATAATGCCGGTGAGGGCTTGAAAGTTTTCGCGGGCGGCGCCGAGGGCATTGATGATGATTTCTTCTCGGTCTGCTGTGGTGATGAGGAGCGAGCCGGTGGTGTTTTTTTGAGCGAGGTGGCGGCTTGACATGGTGCTGAGGATGATCTTACCGGCGCGGCGGCGTTTGTATTCTTCACCGGAGAGGAAGGTGCCGCGAATGGCTTGGGCGATTTGGTTTAGGGTAGGTTTGCGAAGCTCTTGGTGAAAGGGGATGGCGCCGAGGAGGGGGAGACCGAATCGTGCGAGGCCTGCTTCGACGTAGTGGAGGTGGTCGCGTTTGTCGTCGAGGACTTTGTTTAGGATAACGCCGAGGACTTCGACGTGGTGTTTTTCAAAGAGGGGGAGGTTGAGGGCGATTTCATCTATGGGGCGACCGATGCCGCCTTGGGTGACGATGATGACTTTAGATCCGAGAAGTTGGGCGACGCGGGCATTGGATAGATCGAAGACTGAGCCGACGCCTGCGTGGCCAGTGCCTTCAATGATGATGAAGTCTTTTTCCCAGGCGGCTTCGTCGAAGGCGCTTTGGATTCGGGTTTCGAGCTCATGGAGGCAGCCGCCGGTGAGGTAGCGTCGAGTGAAGTCTGGCTCTACGGCGATGGGGCTCATGGCTTTGAGGGGTGAGCGGACGTGATAGGTGCGGCCGATGAGGAGGGAGTCTTCATCGATTTGGTGGCCTTCGATTGAGACAAAACGTTGGCCAACTGGCTTGATGTAGCCGATGTTTTCGAAGCGGGACTGGAGTGCGGCGAAGAGACCGATGCAGGTGGTTGTTTTGCCGTCGTCTTGACGAGTGGCGGCGATGAATATGCGGGGGGTGATGACGTTTCGGAGCACAGGGTCTAGGGGGAGTGTGAGGAGTCGTAACGGGTGGTGGCAATTTGGTCGGGATAAATCTTGTGGTAGTCTATGGCTTGGAGTGCGATGATGGCGGCGACGTGGAGGATTTCATCTACGGAGGCGCCGCGGGAGAGCTCCGCGGCGGGGCGATCGAGGCCGAGGAGGATTTGTCCGTAGGCTTTGGCGCGTGCGAGGTGTTGGACGAGTTTGAGGGCGATGTTTCCGGAATTGAGGTCGGGGAAGATGAGGACGTTGGCTTTTCCAGCGACGGGGCTGTTGGGGGCTTTGATGGCGGCGACTTCGGGGACGAGTGCGGCGTCGGCTTGGAGTTCGCCATCGATTTCGGCTGGGAACTGCTGGGTGATGAGGTGTTGGCGGGCGAGTGCGGTGGCTGCGATGATGCGGTCGATGTCTTCATTTTGGGCGCTGCCTTTTGTGGAGTAGGAAAGCATGGCGATGCGGGGGGGTTGACCGGTGATTTGACGGGCGAGGCGAGCGGTTTCGATGGCGATGTGGGCGAGTTGTTCGACGGTGGGTTTGGGGATGACGGCTGTGTCTGCGAAGAATAGGAGGCCGTTGTGTGCGATGGGGGTGTTTGGAGATTGGATGATTGTGGCGCTGGAGACGAATTTATAGCCGGGGCGGGGTTTGATGATGTGGAAGAGGGGGCGTAGGAGAGAGCCAGATGTGGAGCAAAGTCCACCGGCGAGGGCGTCGGCTTGGCCGAGTTGGAGCATGAGGGCGGCGAAGTAGTTGGGTTGGGAGGCGAGTTGGCGGAGCTCTTGTGGGTCGTTGTTTTTGAAACGAGGCAGGGATTGCATGAGGCGGACGAACTGGTCGAGCTCGTCTGCAAAATGAGGGGAAGTGGGATCGATGATTTTGATGTGACGGAGGTCGAGAGAGAGTGAGGCGGCTTGGGGGAGGATGTTTTCGGGTTTGCCGATGAGTAGGCACACGCCGAGACGACGTTGCGCAAAAGCGGCGGCGGCTTGGATAACTCGGGGGTCGTGTCCGTCGGTGAAGACAATCCGTTTGGGGTGTCGGGTGAGGGTGGGGAAGAGGTGTTCCATTTTGTGAGGGGGATGGGGTGTTTATTCTTTTGGTTCGGATGGGATGACTTTTTCGATTTGTTGGAGGAGGTCGCGGAGGAGGGATGTGCTTTCTTGGGTGGTTTTTTCTAGGAGTTCTTTGGCGCGTTCGCCGGAACGTTCGAGGGATTGAGAAAGATCTTGGGCTGTGGCTTGAAGGAGGGCGGATTGTAGGGCGAGGCGTGCTTGACGGAGTTTTTCTTGTGCGGCTTCTAGGTCTTTAGGATTGGGTGAGGGCTGGCGGGATAGGGAGAGGACTTTTTCTTTTGCTTGTATGAAAGCGCGTGCGGCTGACAGTTCGTCAACTTGGTTTTTGTTGCGAGAGGTGGCGGGGGATGAGGAGTGGGAGTTTGCGGGAGCTTCGCGACTGCTCATTGCTGGTAGTGGGTGGAGTGAGCAGAGGAGGAGGGAAGAGATGAGGGTGAGGAGTTTCATTGCGATGGATTGTTTAGCGGAATGATGGGAGAGGTCGAGAGAAGAGGCGAGAGCTTTTTAAGGGATGAAAATAGGGGTTGAATGGTGGTGCAGATGTGGCTATTAGTTTTTCTAATTATGAAATTTAGGGCTTTTCCGGAAACTAATATTAAGCCGGTGTCTGTGATAGGCTTTGGGGTGTGGACGGTCTCGACAGGGTGGTGGGGCAATTTTACGGACGAGGAGGCGGTGCGGTTGTTGCGGCGTGGGAGGGATTTGGGGATCAATTTTTATGATGCGGCGGATACGTATGGGAACGGGCGTAGTGAGGAGTTGTTGAGGAAGGCGTTTGAGGGGTGTAGGGATGAAGTTGTGATCGCGACGAAAGTGGGGTATGATTTTTACAGTCACGAGGGGGAACGTCGCGGGCAATCAGAAATAGAGCAGAATTTTAGTGTGGGGTTTATACGGGAAGCAGTGGAGCGATGTTTGAAGCGGCTGGGGACAGATTATATAGATTTGTTGCAACTCCATAATATCCGTATGGAGCAGGTGGAGGATGATGCGTTGTGGGGATTGATGGAAGATTTGGTGAGGGAGGGGAAGATTTTAGGGTATGGGGCGGCTTTGGGGCCAGCGATTGGGTGGTTGTATGAGGGGATTGAGTGTGTGCGGCGACGCAAGCCGCATGTGTTGCAGCATATTTATAATATGCTTGAGACGTATCCTGGGCGAAAGATTATGGACAAGGGCGGTGGGAAGGCGTCTGAGAGTCGGACGCGATATTTGATAAGGGTGACGCATTCGAGTGGGATGTTGGAGGGGAAGTATACGCTGGAGACGAAGTTTCCGCCGACGGATCATCGGGCGCATCGGCCGCGCTCGTGGTTGGTGAATGGGTTGAGGAAGATTGAGCGGCTGAAATTTTTGGTTAATTCGGAGCGCACGTTAGGGCAGGTGGCGTTGTTGTGGTTGATGGCGGATGAGCGGGTGGCGAGTTGTTTGCCGAATATTTATAATGAAGAGCAGCTTGTGGAATTTGCGGGAGCCGCTGATGCTCCGCCTCTCACTGATGAGGAATTGGCGGAGGTGGATCGGTTGATCGCGATCAACTATGGGATAGAGGAGGAGCCGGCTAAATACAAGGGGACGATGGAGCGCGTGAGTGGCTAGGGAGTTAGACTCCAGCATTAACTTGGTGTGTAGAAGGGAAGAGGGTTGCAACTGGGGTGTGAACTGGTAGGTTATGAGTTGTGCTGAACCGTTTTTTTGAGCCTCGATTTTATTCAGAGAATAATTCCGATATGACATCGCGTAAGCCTCCGATAAGGCGGAGGCCTGGGAGAGGCCCCGATGGTGGGGATCCTGATTTGGACTCGAATTGGAGGGGGATGCTGTTTTTCTCTTTGGTGATTTTTTTAGCGATCATTTTGTATCAGACGGCTGCGAGCATGAAGGTAGGGGTCACAGAGATGGCCTATCCGCAGTTTATCGAGAAGCTTGAGGCGGGGAAAGTGCGCTCGGTAAGGATTGTGAGGGAGACGGGTGCGAGAAAGGAATATCTCGAGGGTGATTACTTGGTGGCGGTGTCTGAGAAGGATAAAAAGGAGATTATCGGGAAATATCGGACGCAGGTTTTTTTGGATTTTCACAAGGATTTGCAGCCAATATTGGCCGAGCGGGGGTTTCGAAATATCGAGGCGGTCACTGTGGATAACTCATGGTGGCAGGCGGTGTTGACGAGTTTTCTGCCGTTGGTCTTTTTGCTGTTGATATTTTATTTTATATTTCGCCAGCAGATTCGTGCGGCGGGCAAGACGGCGTTTTCTTTTGGCAAAAGTCGGGCAAGGATGTTGACTCGGGACAAAAACAAAGTCACCTTCAAGGATGTTGCGGGAATTGAAGAGGCGAAGGATGAATTAGCGGAGATAGTTGAATTCTTAAAAAATCCGAAGAAATTCCAGGAAATAGGTGGACGGATTCCTAAGGGAGTGCTGATGGTTGGCCCTCCGGGCACGGGTAAGACGCTCTTAGCGAAAGCAATCGCGGGTGAGGCGGATGTGCCGTTTTTTAGCATCAGCGGGTCGGATTTTGTGGAGATGTTTGTGGGCGTCGGGGCTAGCCGGGTGCGAGATATGTTCGAGCAAGGGAAGCGATACGCACCTTGCATTATTTTTATTGACGAGATCGATGCAGTTGGAAGGAGTCGTGGAACTGGTCTTGGTGGTGGGCACGATGAGCGTGAACAGACCTTGAATGCGCTTCTTGTGGAAATGGACGGGATTGAGAGTCACGAGGGGATTATCATAATTGCTGCTACCAACCGCAAGGACGTGTTGGATCCGGCGTTGCTTCGCCCTGGACGATTTGATCGTGAAGTGAATATCAACTTGCCTGACGTGAAGGGACGGGAGCAGATCCTACAGG includes the following:
- a CDS encoding long-chain fatty acid--CoA ligase; translated protein: MRSSLSQRPDNSNPSPETISPTDFISPEGRQNWIHQLLALRPNDLHTFTALLARLLTWQTHHLPHFQSWLKCYVTNATTPTPRTWRSLPAIPQSLYKEITLYAPPSPPALTFHTSGTTEHRRGTVHLLSSDVYQALCTAHAQRIGLLDPAPHAIFALLPCPEEAPHSSLSWMIRFWIEALPASSRAKSQWFVHNDQLHLLEFARCLQRWNEKPLLLVGTAFAWVHFIDYAEARSFKIRLHPRTQIVETGGYKGRSRELRQADLYAHLSRILGIPPDQIWNEYGMTELSSQSYARGLSSPHQPAPWLRYVIVDPITFRPVKKGSRGLIKAIDLGNVDTPCLLLTADQAIAEADGQIRLLGRAPLADDGRGCSLPAETFSLVS
- a CDS encoding phosphate acyltransferase, with translation MEHLFPTLTRHPKRIVFTDGHDPRVIQAAAAFAQRRLGVCLLIGKPENILPQAASLSLDLRHIKIIDPTSPHFADELDQFVRLMQSLPRFKNNDPQELRQLASQPNYFAALMLQLGQADALAGGLCSTSGSLLRPLFHIIKPRPGYKFVSSATIIQSPNTPIAHNGLLFFADTAVIPKPTVEQLAHIAIETARLARQITGQPPRIAMLSYSTKGSAQNEDIDRIIAATALARQHLITQQFPAEIDGELQADAALVPEVAAIKAPNSPVAGKANVLIFPDLNSGNIALKLVQHLARAKAYGQILLGLDRPAAELSRGASVDEILHVAAIIALQAIDYHKIYPDQIATTRYDSSHSP
- a CDS encoding polymer-forming cytoskeletal protein codes for the protein MKTKSSSFIAPNTRACGDIAGDGALEICGIFEGNAAAQERVWVRRGGSLRGNIETSELLIESGSKVAGRIRVAPPVREWNKWSRLWQR
- a CDS encoding aldo/keto reductase, which translates into the protein MKFRAFPETNIKPVSVIGFGVWTVSTGWWGNFTDEEAVRLLRRGRDLGINFYDAADTYGNGRSEELLRKAFEGCRDEVVIATKVGYDFYSHEGERRGQSEIEQNFSVGFIREAVERCLKRLGTDYIDLLQLHNIRMEQVEDDALWGLMEDLVREGKILGYGAALGPAIGWLYEGIECVRRRKPHVLQHIYNMLETYPGRKIMDKGGGKASESRTRYLIRVTHSSGMLEGKYTLETKFPPTDHRAHRPRSWLVNGLRKIERLKFLVNSERTLGQVALLWLMADERVASCLPNIYNEEQLVEFAGAADAPPLTDEELAEVDRLIAINYGIEEEPAKYKGTMERVSG
- a CDS encoding AAA family ATPase, producing MLRNVITPRIFIAATRQDDGKTTTCIGLFAALQSRFENIGYIKPVGQRFVSIEGHQIDEDSLLIGRTYHVRSPLKAMSPIAVEPDFTRRYLTGGCLHELETRIQSAFDEAAWEKDFIIIEGTGHAGVGSVFDLSNARVAQLLGSKVIIVTQGGIGRPIDEIALNLPLFEKHHVEVLGVILNKVLDDKRDHLHYVEAGLARFGLPLLGAIPFHQELRKPTLNQIAQAIRGTFLSGEEYKRRRAGKIILSTMSSRHLAQKNTTGSLLITTADREEIIINALGAARENFQALTGIILTENIPPTPALLDYIRYCQVPCITTPSESFTVASTISRMVVKTETGDHEKIHLIQQLVENNIALDRILEAIGGCRRIKLPQSS
- the ftsH gene encoding ATP-dependent zinc metalloprotease FtsH, coding for MLFFSLVIFLAIILYQTAASMKVGVTEMAYPQFIEKLEAGKVRSVRIVRETGARKEYLEGDYLVAVSEKDKKEIIGKYRTQVFLDFHKDLQPILAERGFRNIEAVTVDNSWWQAVLTSFLPLVFLLLIFYFIFRQQIRAAGKTAFSFGKSRARMLTRDKNKVTFKDVAGIEEAKDELAEIVEFLKNPKKFQEIGGRIPKGVLMVGPPGTGKTLLAKAIAGEADVPFFSISGSDFVEMFVGVGASRVRDMFEQGKRYAPCIIFIDEIDAVGRSRGTGLGGGHDEREQTLNALLVEMDGIESHEGIIIIAATNRKDVLDPALLRPGRFDREVNINLPDVKGREQILQVHARKVKLAPDVDLALIARGTAGFSGAELANLINEAALIAARRNQPHILQKDLEEARDKVRWGRERRSLAMSDEDKKITAYHEAGHAILNVLLPHTDPLHKVSIIPRGPALGVTMMLPEKDKFNHHRREIMAQLIVIMGGRIAEEIFIGDISSGAAGDIRMATWYARKMVCEWGMSENLGMVHYGDDSGGMVFLGRDLVNHRAYSEATAQKIDNEVLNLINQAYNTAKQIILEHKKELELLAQALLEYETLDGEQVKELLRTGRISSPPPKNLLPPAQSNPSEPLPASKQAEKEKSSDGLLPGLQGAPA